A single region of the Ziziphus jujuba cultivar Dongzao chromosome 10, ASM3175591v1 genome encodes:
- the LOC107404662 gene encoding ETHYLENE INSENSITIVE 3-like 3 protein isoform X2, giving the protein MGEFEDGGADSSSDIEVEDIRCDNIAEKDVSDEEIEADELERRMWKDRVKLRRLKEKQKLAAQQAAEKQKPKQTTDQARRKKMSRAQDGILKYMLKLMEVCKARGFVYGIIPEKGKPVSGSSDNIRAWWKEKVKFDKNGPAAIAKYEAECVATMCEADNNRNGNSQSILQDLQDATLGSLLSSLMQHCNPPQRKFPLEKGNPPPWWPTGNEDWWIKLGLPTGQSPPYKKPHDLKKMWKVGVLTAVIKHMSPNIAKIRRHVRQSKCLQDKMTAKESAIWLGVLSREESLIQQPSSDNGTSGITEMPQGGRGEKQPAASSDSDYDVDGVDDGVGSVSSKEDRISQPVDMEPSANLRNSTANPVQDKEPREKQRRRKRPRVRSSPGDQVPQPSQNERLQIEPRNALPDINHTDQLIGMMLDEGQQEDETPTALHPLEKDLDVQTPLPVSEFNYFSAPTDNVISTQSMHVGGTAMHYTAVRNPEMHNGDKYNYYNPTDYGHSHGQQQSQLAVNEHHVTPANGDDISTVHRNGSEVIGGDLPYYVKDPFQSEEDRHIDAQFGSPINSLSLDFGGFNSPFNLGIDGTTSSLEDFMLDEDLIQYFGA; this is encoded by the exons ATGGGTGAATTTGAAGACGGGGGAGCTGATTCTAg CTCCGACATAGAAGTTGAAGACATAAGATGTGACAATATAGCAGAGAAAGATGTCAGCGATGAAGAGATTGAAGCAGACGAGTTGGAGAGACGAATGTGGAAAGATCGCGTCAAACTCAGAAGACTCAAGGAAAAACAGAAACTTGCTGCCCAACAAGCTGCAGAAAAGCAGAAACCCAAGCAGACCACCGATCAGGCTCGGAGGAAGAAAATGTCCAGAGCACAAGATGGGATTCTCAAGTATATGTTGAAGCTTATGGAAGTGTGCAAAGCTCGTGGATTTGTGTATGGAATCATTCCTGAGAAGGGAAAACCGGTAAGTGGTTCTTCTGATAACATTAGAGCATGGTGGAAGGAGAAGGTCAAGTTTGATAAGAATGGGCCTGCAGCCATAGCCAAGTATGAAGCAGAATGTGTTGCCACCATGTGTGAGGCAGACAATAATCGGAATGGGAACTCACAGAGCATTCTCCAAGACCTGCAAGATGCAACTCTTGGTTCTCTCTTATCTTCTTTGATGCAACACTGCAACCCTCCTCAAAGGAAGTTCCCATTAGAAAAGGGAAACCCACCACCTTGGTGGCCAACTGGGAATGAAGATTGGTGGATCAAATTAGGGCTTCCTACTGGTCAAAGTCCTCCTTATAAGAAGCCACATGACTTGAAGAAGATGTGGAAGGTTGGCGTTTTGACGGCTGTGATAAAGCATATGTCACCTAATATTGCAAAGATAAGGAGACATGTTCGGCAGTCAAAATGCTTACAGGATAAGATGACAGCAAAGGAGAGTGCAATCTGGCTAGGAGTTTTAAGCAGAGAGGAGTCCCTCATTCAGCAGCCGAGTAGTGATAATGGAACATCTGGCATAACTGAGATGCCCCAAGGAGGACGTGGTGAAAAGCAACCTGCTGCTAGCAGTGACAGTGACTATGATGTTGATGGTGTTGATGATGGTGTAGGCTCTGTTTCATCTAAAGAGGATAGGATAAGTCAACCTGTGGATATGGAGCCCTCTGCAAATTTACGCAATAGCACTGCTAACCCTGTCCAAGATAAAGAGCCAAGGGAAAAGCAACGGAGGAGAAAAAGACCTCGTGTAAGATCAAGCCCTGGTGATCAAGTTCCTCAGCCATCTCAGAATGAGCGTTTACAGATTGAGCCAAGAAATGCTCTGCCAGATATAAACCACACTGATCAGTTGATTGGAATGATGTTGGATGAAGGTCAGCAGGAAGATGAGACACCGACGGCCTTGCATCCACTGGAAAAAGATCTtgatgtccaaactccattacCAGTATCTGAATTCAACTACTTCTCTGCTCCTACTGACAATGTAATTTCGACACAGAGTATGCATGTGGGTGGAACAGCCATGCATTATACCGCGGTACGAAATCCTGAGATGCACAATGgagataaatataattactaCAATCCAACAGATTATGGTCATAGTCATGGCCAACAACAGTCTCAGCTTGCGGTGAATGAACATCATGTTACACcagcaaatggagatgatatatCAACAGTACATAGGAATGGAAGTGAGGTCATTGGAGGAGACTTGCCCTATTATGTAAAAGAC
- the LOC107404662 gene encoding ETHYLENE INSENSITIVE 3-like 3 protein isoform X1 encodes MEQTLMIDDQLDDSSDIEVEDIRCDNIAEKDVSDEEIEADELERRMWKDRVKLRRLKEKQKLAAQQAAEKQKPKQTTDQARRKKMSRAQDGILKYMLKLMEVCKARGFVYGIIPEKGKPVSGSSDNIRAWWKEKVKFDKNGPAAIAKYEAECVATMCEADNNRNGNSQSILQDLQDATLGSLLSSLMQHCNPPQRKFPLEKGNPPPWWPTGNEDWWIKLGLPTGQSPPYKKPHDLKKMWKVGVLTAVIKHMSPNIAKIRRHVRQSKCLQDKMTAKESAIWLGVLSREESLIQQPSSDNGTSGITEMPQGGRGEKQPAASSDSDYDVDGVDDGVGSVSSKEDRISQPVDMEPSANLRNSTANPVQDKEPREKQRRRKRPRVRSSPGDQVPQPSQNERLQIEPRNALPDINHTDQLIGMMLDEGQQEDETPTALHPLEKDLDVQTPLPVSEFNYFSAPTDNVISTQSMHVGGTAMHYTAVRNPEMHNGDKYNYYNPTDYGHSHGQQQSQLAVNEHHVTPANGDDISTVHRNGSEVIGGDLPYYVKDPFQSEEDRHIDAQFGSPINSLSLDFGGFNSPFNLGIDGTTSSLEDFMLDEDLIQYFGA; translated from the coding sequence ATGGAGCAAACTCTGATGATTGATGATCAATTGGACGACAGCTCCGACATAGAAGTTGAAGACATAAGATGTGACAATATAGCAGAGAAAGATGTCAGCGATGAAGAGATTGAAGCAGACGAGTTGGAGAGACGAATGTGGAAAGATCGCGTCAAACTCAGAAGACTCAAGGAAAAACAGAAACTTGCTGCCCAACAAGCTGCAGAAAAGCAGAAACCCAAGCAGACCACCGATCAGGCTCGGAGGAAGAAAATGTCCAGAGCACAAGATGGGATTCTCAAGTATATGTTGAAGCTTATGGAAGTGTGCAAAGCTCGTGGATTTGTGTATGGAATCATTCCTGAGAAGGGAAAACCGGTAAGTGGTTCTTCTGATAACATTAGAGCATGGTGGAAGGAGAAGGTCAAGTTTGATAAGAATGGGCCTGCAGCCATAGCCAAGTATGAAGCAGAATGTGTTGCCACCATGTGTGAGGCAGACAATAATCGGAATGGGAACTCACAGAGCATTCTCCAAGACCTGCAAGATGCAACTCTTGGTTCTCTCTTATCTTCTTTGATGCAACACTGCAACCCTCCTCAAAGGAAGTTCCCATTAGAAAAGGGAAACCCACCACCTTGGTGGCCAACTGGGAATGAAGATTGGTGGATCAAATTAGGGCTTCCTACTGGTCAAAGTCCTCCTTATAAGAAGCCACATGACTTGAAGAAGATGTGGAAGGTTGGCGTTTTGACGGCTGTGATAAAGCATATGTCACCTAATATTGCAAAGATAAGGAGACATGTTCGGCAGTCAAAATGCTTACAGGATAAGATGACAGCAAAGGAGAGTGCAATCTGGCTAGGAGTTTTAAGCAGAGAGGAGTCCCTCATTCAGCAGCCGAGTAGTGATAATGGAACATCTGGCATAACTGAGATGCCCCAAGGAGGACGTGGTGAAAAGCAACCTGCTGCTAGCAGTGACAGTGACTATGATGTTGATGGTGTTGATGATGGTGTAGGCTCTGTTTCATCTAAAGAGGATAGGATAAGTCAACCTGTGGATATGGAGCCCTCTGCAAATTTACGCAATAGCACTGCTAACCCTGTCCAAGATAAAGAGCCAAGGGAAAAGCAACGGAGGAGAAAAAGACCTCGTGTAAGATCAAGCCCTGGTGATCAAGTTCCTCAGCCATCTCAGAATGAGCGTTTACAGATTGAGCCAAGAAATGCTCTGCCAGATATAAACCACACTGATCAGTTGATTGGAATGATGTTGGATGAAGGTCAGCAGGAAGATGAGACACCGACGGCCTTGCATCCACTGGAAAAAGATCTtgatgtccaaactccattacCAGTATCTGAATTCAACTACTTCTCTGCTCCTACTGACAATGTAATTTCGACACAGAGTATGCATGTGGGTGGAACAGCCATGCATTATACCGCGGTACGAAATCCTGAGATGCACAATGgagataaatataattactaCAATCCAACAGATTATGGTCATAGTCATGGCCAACAACAGTCTCAGCTTGCGGTGAATGAACATCATGTTACACcagcaaatggagatgatatatCAACAGTACATAGGAATGGAAGTGAGGTCATTGGAGGAGACTTGCCCTATTATGTAAAAGAC